Proteins co-encoded in one Ziziphus jujuba cultivar Dongzao chromosome 9, ASM3175591v1 genomic window:
- the LOC107407000 gene encoding sodium/proton antiporter 1 isoform X1, giving the protein MASFSVGTHLSPSYHFKNSSLSSQSPPSFLQTQSSFLSKPCFGSSVPGIRAPRLLGNGVLARAEDKAKSSSQAWQQQLQSNSQKQFQESSGSCDPLCSVDETSSSEFEANYQPKTDLLKALAIFAAAATGTLAINHSWVAANQDVAMALLFGIGYAGIIFEESLAFNKSGVGLLMAVSLWVVRSIGAPSTDIAVQELTHASAEVSQIVFFLLGAMTIVEIVDAHQGFKLVTDNITTRKPRTLLWVIGFVTFFLSSVLDNLTSTIVMVSLLRKLVPPSEYRKLLGAVVVIAANAGGAWTPIGDVTTTMLWIHGQISTLETMKNLAIPSAISLAVPLALMSLTSEVNGRAQDTPNVLASEQVAPRGQLVFSVGIGALIFVPVFKSLTGLPPFMGILLGLGVLWILTDAIHYGESERQKLKVPQALSRIDTQGALFFLGILLSVSSLESAGILRELANYLDAHIPNVELIASAIGVVSAVIDNVPLVAATMGMYDLTSFPLDSEFWQLIAFCAGTGGSMLVIGSAAGVAYMGMEKVDFFWYLRKVSGFAFAGYAAGIAAYLTIHNLQLSLPTTVAQVPFLSGFVH; this is encoded by the exons ATGGCTTCCTTCTCTGTTGGGACCCATTTGTCCCCGTCATACCATTTCAAAAACAGTTCACTTAGCTCTCAATCTCCCCCCTCTTTCCTTCAAACACAATCCTCATTTCTGTCTAAGCCTTGCTTTGGTTCATCTGTGCCCGGAATAAGAGCCCCTAGGTTGCTTGGCAATGGCGTGCTGGCTCGAGCAGAAGATAAGGCCAAGAGTTCTTCTCAGGCTTGGCAGCAGCAACTTCAATCCAACTCCCAGAAACAGTTCCAG GAGTCCTCTGGATCATGTGATCCTTTATGTTCAGTTGATGAAACAAGCTCAAGTGAGTTTGAAGCGAATTACCAGCCAAAAACTGATTTGCTGAAAGCTCTTGCAATATTTGCAGCTGCTGCAACAGGGACTTTGGCAATTAACCATTCTTGGGTTGCAGCCAATCAG GATGTTGCAATGGCATTGCTCTTTGGAATAGGTTATGCAGGCATCATTTTTGAAGAATCTCTAGCCTTCAATAAAAGTGGAGTAGGATTACTAATGGCTGTGAGCTTGTGGGTAGTGCGAAGTATTGGG gctCCCTCAACTGATATAGCTGTTCAAGAGCTAACACATGCGTCTGCAGAAGTCAGTCAGATAGTGTTTTTCTTGCTTGGTGCAATGACCATTGTAGAGATAGTTGATGCACATCAAGGATTTAAGCTGGTTACAGACAATATAACAACTCGAAAACCGCGGACCCTCCTCTGGGTG ATTGGTTTTGTGACTTTTTTCCTTAGTTCGGTCCTAGACAACCTGACATCTACCATTGTCATGGTTTCTTTACTGCGGAAACTAGTGCCTCCATCAGAATACCGCAA GCTTTTGGGCGCTGTGGTTGTTATAGCTGCAAATGCAGGTGGTGCATGGACTCCCATTGGTGATGTCACCACTACTATGCTATGGATACATGGTCAGATATCAACATTGGAGACAATGAAG AACTTGGCAATACCTTCAGCAATTTCTCTAGCTGTTCCACTGGCTTTAATGTCGTTGACTAG TGAAGTAAATGGAAGAGCACAGGATACTCCCAATGTTTTGGCATCTGAACAGGTGGCTCCTCGCGGACAGCTTGTTTTTTCTGTAGGCATTGGAGCTTTAATTTTTGTTCCGGTGTTCAAGTCCCTAACTGGTTTGCCTCCTTTTATGGGTATCCTGCTTGGACTTGGAGTTCTTTGGATTCTTACTGATGCTATCCATTATGGTGAATCTGAAAGGCAAAAGTTAAAAGTACCGCAAGCCTTGTCACGGATTGACACTCAAGGAGCACTTTTCTTCCTTGGAATCCTTTTATCAGTTAGCAG CTTGGAGTCAGCTGGGATTCTTCGGGAATTGGCAAATTACCTGGATGCTCATATTCCAAATGTTGAACTAATTGCCAGTGCAATAGGGGTTGTATCAGCAGTCATAGACAATGTTCCACTAGTTGCTGCAACTATGGGAATGTATGATTTAACCTCCTTCCCCCTAGATTCTGAATTTTGGCAGCTGATTGCATTTTGTGCCGGTACCGGTGGATCTATGCTTGTTATTGGCTCTGCAGCCGGGGTTGCTTATATGGGGATGGAAAAGGTGGATTTCTTCTGGTACTTGCGGAAG GTGAGCGGTTTTGCTTTTGCAGGTTATGCTGCTGGTATTGCTGCCTATTTGACAATTCATAACCTCCAGCTTTCCCTACCAACAACTGTGGCTCAGGTTCCTTTCCTTTCTGGGTTCGTACATTGA
- the LOC107407000 gene encoding sodium/proton antiporter 1 isoform X2, with the protein MALLFGIGYAGIIFEESLAFNKSGVGLLMAVSLWVVRSIGAPSTDIAVQELTHASAEVSQIVFFLLGAMTIVEIVDAHQGFKLVTDNITTRKPRTLLWVIGFVTFFLSSVLDNLTSTIVMVSLLRKLVPPSEYRKLLGAVVVIAANAGGAWTPIGDVTTTMLWIHGQISTLETMKNLAIPSAISLAVPLALMSLTSEVNGRAQDTPNVLASEQVAPRGQLVFSVGIGALIFVPVFKSLTGLPPFMGILLGLGVLWILTDAIHYGESERQKLKVPQALSRIDTQGALFFLGILLSVSSLESAGILRELANYLDAHIPNVELIASAIGVVSAVIDNVPLVAATMGMYDLTSFPLDSEFWQLIAFCAGTGGSMLVIGSAAGVAYMGMEKVDFFWYLRKVSGFAFAGYAAGIAAYLTIHNLQLSLPTTVAQVPFLSGFVH; encoded by the exons ATGGCATTGCTCTTTGGAATAGGTTATGCAGGCATCATTTTTGAAGAATCTCTAGCCTTCAATAAAAGTGGAGTAGGATTACTAATGGCTGTGAGCTTGTGGGTAGTGCGAAGTATTGGG gctCCCTCAACTGATATAGCTGTTCAAGAGCTAACACATGCGTCTGCAGAAGTCAGTCAGATAGTGTTTTTCTTGCTTGGTGCAATGACCATTGTAGAGATAGTTGATGCACATCAAGGATTTAAGCTGGTTACAGACAATATAACAACTCGAAAACCGCGGACCCTCCTCTGGGTG ATTGGTTTTGTGACTTTTTTCCTTAGTTCGGTCCTAGACAACCTGACATCTACCATTGTCATGGTTTCTTTACTGCGGAAACTAGTGCCTCCATCAGAATACCGCAA GCTTTTGGGCGCTGTGGTTGTTATAGCTGCAAATGCAGGTGGTGCATGGACTCCCATTGGTGATGTCACCACTACTATGCTATGGATACATGGTCAGATATCAACATTGGAGACAATGAAG AACTTGGCAATACCTTCAGCAATTTCTCTAGCTGTTCCACTGGCTTTAATGTCGTTGACTAG TGAAGTAAATGGAAGAGCACAGGATACTCCCAATGTTTTGGCATCTGAACAGGTGGCTCCTCGCGGACAGCTTGTTTTTTCTGTAGGCATTGGAGCTTTAATTTTTGTTCCGGTGTTCAAGTCCCTAACTGGTTTGCCTCCTTTTATGGGTATCCTGCTTGGACTTGGAGTTCTTTGGATTCTTACTGATGCTATCCATTATGGTGAATCTGAAAGGCAAAAGTTAAAAGTACCGCAAGCCTTGTCACGGATTGACACTCAAGGAGCACTTTTCTTCCTTGGAATCCTTTTATCAGTTAGCAG CTTGGAGTCAGCTGGGATTCTTCGGGAATTGGCAAATTACCTGGATGCTCATATTCCAAATGTTGAACTAATTGCCAGTGCAATAGGGGTTGTATCAGCAGTCATAGACAATGTTCCACTAGTTGCTGCAACTATGGGAATGTATGATTTAACCTCCTTCCCCCTAGATTCTGAATTTTGGCAGCTGATTGCATTTTGTGCCGGTACCGGTGGATCTATGCTTGTTATTGGCTCTGCAGCCGGGGTTGCTTATATGGGGATGGAAAAGGTGGATTTCTTCTGGTACTTGCGGAAG GTGAGCGGTTTTGCTTTTGCAGGTTATGCTGCTGGTATTGCTGCCTATTTGACAATTCATAACCTCCAGCTTTCCCTACCAACAACTGTGGCTCAGGTTCCTTTCCTTTCTGGGTTCGTACATTGA
- the LOC107406999 gene encoding D-3-phosphoglycerate dehydrogenase 1, chloroplastic, producing the protein MAATSASQTATLHKSSSFRNPSLSLSSKLPLPSLFRVNVTQRRRDTKRLVLVVSAGLDAKPTVLVAEKLGEAGLNLLKDFANVDCSYNLSPEELCTKISLCDALIVRSGTKVSREVFESSGGRLKVVGRAGVGIDNVDLAAATEHGCLVVNAPTANTVAAAEHGIALLAAMARNVAQADASVKAGKWQRNKYVGVSLVGKTLAVMGFGKVGSEVARRAKGLGMHVIAHDPYAPADRARAIGVDLVSFDEAISKADFISLHMPLTPSTNKILNEETFAKMKKGVRIVNVARGGVIDEDALVKALDSGIVAQAALDVFTVEPPAQDSKLVRHEKVTATPHLGASTMEAQEGVAIEIAEAVVGALRGELAATAVNAPMVPAEVLTELKPFVELAEKLGRLAVQLVAGGSGVKTVKVTYASARAPDDLDTRLLRAMITKGLIEPISSVFVNLVNADFTAKQRGLRISEERILLDGSPESPLDVIEVQIANVESKFASAISESGEIKVAGRVKDGIPHLTKVGSFEVDVSLEGSIILCRQVDQPGMIGNVGSILGEENVNVSFMSVGRIAPRKQAVMAIGVDEQPSKSCLKRIGEIPAIEEFVFLKL; encoded by the exons ATGGCTGCTACGTCAGCTTCCCAAACCGCCACCCTCCATAAATCTTCTTCGTTCAGAAACCCTTCCCTTTCTCTATCCTCCAAGCTTCCTCTCCCTTCTCTGTTCCGCGTCAATGTCACCCAGCGCCGCCGGGATACGAAGCGACTCGTGTTGGTCGTATCGGCTGGATTGGACGCCAAGCCGACGGTTCTCGTCGCTGAGAAGTTGGGTGAGGCTGGTCTCAATCTGTTAAAGGACTTCGCGAATGTTGATTGCTCGTATAATTTGAGCCCCGAGGAGCTCTGCACCAAGATCTCGCTCTGCGATGCTCTCATCGTTCGGAGCGGGACGAAGGTGAGCCGAGAGGTTTTTGAGTCGTCCGGTGGGAGGTTGAAGGTGGTCGGGAGGGCCGGTGTGGGGATTGATAATGTGGATCTGGCTGCGGCCACCGAGCATGGATGCTTAGTGGTGAACGCTCCGACCGCCAACACGGTTGCCGCCGCTGAGCACgggattgctctcttggctgcCATGGCTAGGAACGTTGCTCAAGCTGACGCGTCTGTGAAAGCTG GCAAGTGGCAGAGGAACAAATATGTTGGTGTATCTCTTGTTGGAAAAACACTGGCAGTGATGGGCTTTGGAAAAGTTGGATCCGAAGTTGCTCGGCGAGCTAAGGGGCTAGGTATGCATGTCATAGCACATGATCCATATGCCCCAGCTGATCGTGCCCGTGCCATAGGTGTGGATCTTGTGAGCTTTGATGAGGCCATATCTAAAGCTGATTTTATCTCTTTGCACATGCCTCTCACTCCTTCTACAAATAAGATTCTCAATGAGGAAACTTTTGCCAAGATGAAGAAAGGTGTCCGAATTGTGAATGTTGCACGTGGAGGAgttattgatgaagatgctcTTGTGAAGGCACTGGATTCTGGAATTGTTGCACAG GCGGCCCTTGATGTTTTCACAGTCGAGCCACCAGCACAAGACAGCAAATTGGTACGGCATGAGAAAGTCACTGCAACTCCTCATCTAGGTGCCAGCACCATGGAAGCACAG GAAGGTGTGGCCATTGAAATAGCCGAAGCTGTTGTTGGAGCTTTAAGAGGGGAGCTTGCTGCCACTGCAGTCAATGCTCCTATGGTTCCTGCTGAG GTTCTGACTGAACTGAAGCCATTTGTTGAACTTGCTGAGAAACTTGGGAGACTGGCTGTACAGTTGGTAGCCGGAGGAAGTGGTGTGAAGACTGTAAAAGTGACTTATGCTTCTGCTAGAGCTCCTGATGATCTTGACACTAGGCTGCTACGAGCCATGATTACTAAGGGTCTGATAGAGCCCATATCTAGTGTTTTTGTGAATTTGGTTAACGCCGATTTCACTGCTAAACAAAGAGGACTTAGAATTAGTGAAGAACGAATCCTTCTAGATGGTTCGCCTGAGAGTCCACTCGATGTGATAGAGGTCCAGATTGCCAATGTGGAATCTAAGTTTGCCAGTGCCATATCAGAGTCTGGGGAGATAAAGGTGGCAGGTCGGGTTAAAGATGGAATTCCCCATTTGACAAAGGTTGGATCTTTTGAGGTTGATGTGAGCTTGGAAGGTAGCATAATTCTCTGCAGACAAGTCGATCAGCCTGGTATGATTGGAAACGTTGGAAGCATCCTGGGAGAGGAGAATGTGAATGTTAGTTTCATGAGTGTTGGAAGAATTGCTCCAAGAAAGCAGGCTGTGATGGCAATCGGCGTGGATGAACAACCCAGTAAGTCATGTTTGAAAAGGATTGGGGAAATTCCAGCTATCGAAGAGTTTGTTTTCCTCAAGTTGTAA